The Bradyrhizobium sp. LLZ17 genomic sequence CAGGGCCATCTCCTCGATGCGCGCCTTTACCGGCGACGTGTCTTCACGGAGCATGTGCAGGCCGGGCCCGAACGTAACCACTTCGATCTTCACTTTCTCGCCAACCTCCTTGTAATATTGCGCCACGTTGGCCGCGTTGTTGAGTGCGAGATTCATAGCAGCCGGGTCATTGGTATTCACCTGCAGGACCAGGTGATGGTCTCGCTTCTTCGTTACGGCCGGATCGTCCATACGGGCAAACGCGGACCGTTTTCGCGTCGTCGTGGTCTGCTTCGCTAAATGTTGCCTGGGATGGACCGTCCTATGCAGGACAGGTTGCCCGTCTGCGGGCGTCCAATAATTTCCGCCCTGTTCCGCGGCCGCAAACGATGTGGAAACCAGAATGGCAATCGCTCCCGTCGCGACCGCTGTGGCAATATGATGAAACTTGGTCACTATGCGCCTCCATCAAAGAAGATCATTTGCACGCCATCAATGATTCGGTGTCGCGATCGCGCGCGGCCATTTGCATGCTGCAGCCATTTTTGCGCGCGCCGCGTCCAGCCCAGCGAGAGAGAAGCTTCCGTCACGGGGAACCCGGCCTCCTGATGAGAGGAGGACAATAAGATCCCCGCTGTCCGGAAGGGTCTGCACCAAGCGGACGACATCCCCGGCAAACGCCACGCCAGGACCGAATGACGGCACGGCTGCTGCGACCTGCACTGCGGGATCATCATTGACGCGATAGGAAATCGCATCATGACCGCCTCCGCCGGAAATGTCGGGTCCGGCCAGGACCAGCTCCGTCCGGCCGCCGCGGCAGCGAATCGATAACTGCATCACAGAGTCGCCGGCCCCGCTGCGCGACGATGTCGTAGCCGTCGCGATTGGTGAGTAATCTATGGGGGAGGTCGTCTGGCTGACGATCCAGTCGTCTTCAGGTGCCTGGCGACGTTGAGGCGGAATGGTACGCGTCAATTTATTCAGACACTCCAAGCGTGCCGCGTGTTCCTCCTGAAGGCAGGAACGCAGCTGTGTCATGGGATCGTCGGCCAACGCAACGCCGTCTGTACCCCCGAGTGCGACAAGAAGGAG encodes the following:
- a CDS encoding DsrE family protein, with the translated sequence MTKFHHIATAVATGAIAILVSTSFAAAEQGGNYWTPADGQPVLHRTVHPRQHLAKQTTTTRKRSAFARMDDPAVTKKRDHHLVLQVNTNDPAAMNLALNNAANVAQYYKEVGEKVKIEVVTFGPGLHMLREDTSPVKARIEEMALSTPEVSFKACGNTQEKMHKTENKDIPIIRQAEVVKSGVVRVMELQEIGWTYVKP